From Callospermophilus lateralis isolate mCalLat2 chromosome 5, mCalLat2.hap1, whole genome shotgun sequence, a single genomic window includes:
- the Cxcl14 gene encoding C-X-C motif chemokine 14, producing the protein MRFLTAALLLLLLALCVARVDGSKCKCSRKGPKIRYSDVKKLEMKPKYPHCEEKMVIITTKSVSRYRGQEHCLHPKLQSTKRFIKWYNAWNEKRRVYEE; encoded by the exons ATGAGGTTCCTGACCGCCGCGCTGCTCCTGCTGCTCCTGGCGCTCTGCGTTGCGCGCGTGGACG GGTCCAAATGCAAATGCTCCCGGAAAGGGCCCAAGATCCGCTACAGCGACGTAAAGAAGCTGGAAATGAAGCCAAAGTACCCGCACTGCGAGGAGAAGATGGTTAT CATCACCACCAAGAGTGTGTCCAGGTACCGGGGCCAGGAGCACTGCCTGCACCCCAAGCTGCAGAGCACCAAGCGCTTCATCAAGTGGTACAATGCCTGGAATGAGAAGCGCAG GGTCTACGAAGAATAG